Part of the Leptospira johnsonii genome is shown below.
AATACAACATCCAAACCAGGGTTAGCTAAGGAGGTCACAACCGCATTTAGCGCATTAGGTGCGACCTTCTGCACTACGTCTCTCAACATGGACTGAGTGATTGCAGGCTTTAAAGCCGGGACCATCCCGTTCGCAATAGACGCGGTTACGGAAGATAGAAGGTCCGCTGCCCAGGAAGTGGAGTCGATATAGTCCACAGAATCAAGATCACCCGCATTGTTTTTCACTCGTAAATGATCGGACCATTCTTTCGTATAAAAATTGTCCGTTGGAACATTCGTAGGGAGAGCAGCTGCAGTCAGAGGAGTTTTAATTGCGATATTAAATTCACCATTCGTATCCACCACAGTGTTTGTGTTTGCAACTGCAGCACGAGGGTTAGCAGTTTCTCCCAGGTTCACTTCCGCAATCGTAGTAAAATAGAATCTATTTCCGGAACCCACGAGTCCCAAACCGATAGAACTACGGTTCCTTGCGATGATAGCAAGATTGATGATCGCCTTACGACCGTTAATGTTTACCTTCAGGTTATTATTTGCAGGAACGCTTAGGCTCGCAGTGATCGTTGGATCGGCTCCCGTAGTAGGTGGGATATTCACGCCGGTGATATAAACGTCCATATCGAAGTCAGAACAACCCAAGAAGCAACCGTTACCCACGAATGCTCCAGGATTCGCTCCCGCTCCCCCGCAATAACCGTCCCCATTTTCAGGATCAGTAGAATCGCCGAAACTGCGGATAAAATTCACCGCAGATCCACCTGTAGAATAATAATCAATACAATGACTGGTTCTTTTCGTAGTACTCTTAGGAGTATTCGAAAAATCTGAAAAAGATTTTCCAGTGATCTTATAATCGTTCTTGGTAAATCTTTCTAAAATTTGGCCGAATAGTTTTAAAGCCTGAGTCTCATCTACGATCGCCGCCGCGCCATTTGTAATCAAAGCATACGGAGTGGTATTTACTTTTCCATAATTGAATCCGAAAGATCTACGGAATACTTTACCGGCGGTAGTAGTGACCTCAAAGATATAAGCATTTCCACCTTGGAAAGGTTTCAGTCCAGCTTTAGCCCCAGAGAAAGCATTCAAATTCAAAGAAGAAGCAAGAGCTGCAGTCATATCACAGGGAGGAGCAGCACAAATTACGTGCTCAGCAGAAGAACTTAAATGTTTCAACTTGATGGACTGAATAGAATTCGCGCCACTGATCGGAGAAGTAAAACTCGCGTTCAAATTCATCGCGATCGTCCCAGGAGCCGCATCCGTATAAGTTAAGTCTTTGGAAGAATTCGCAGGACCAACTGCTGTTCCGTTTAACGTAGCGCTGATCAAATAGTCTGGCTCAGTAGTAAATTCCACAGTATAAGCCTGAAGATCCCCGCCTTCTAAACCTTTAGAAGCACCGGTCAGACTCAATTGATAAGTAGTATTCGGTTTAAGTTCTTTGTATGGGTCGAAGATCAATCTTCCGCCGGATTTCCAATAAAAGGATCCGCCCTTTTCCGCAGCAGGACCAGGTAATAAGGTTCCGGTTTTTTCCTTAAGAACAAAATCACCGTTCACAGTAGATTGGGTCATAGGCTCGGAGAAAACGATCTCTAAACTTTTATAACGATCCACTTGATCGGTAGAAGAAAGATTTAATAATGCTTGGGGTCCTGCAGTTCCGAAATCCACAGGAAGAGTCGCCGGCTCGTCAGTATCCTTATAAGGAGTTAAAGCGGCACTTGGAGGAAGACTTCCTCCCGAATCGGAAGCAATCCCGAGACTTGCAAAAATAGAATCGGATAGGCTCCCCGCTTTTTCTCCCCCGCATCCAATCGATACGAAGAATAATGTGAAACCTATAAGTAAAAATCCCTTGGATGTTTGCATCTTCATTTGTTTCGGTAGTCCCGTTATATATCTATTTTTCATTTAAGTGAGAATATCGCATTCAGATCGTCCCAGTACGTCGACGTGGGCTGTCCATCATTCCAATTATCATAGAAGAAGGCATCGGATCCCGAGAAACGACGACCTCTTTCGTAAATATCTCCAAACAATCCAATCAGAGTTCCCGCAGAATACAGGAAGGCCCTGTTATCCATAAGGGAAGTTTGGATCATATCGGATCTCAGAAGTACTTTAGTATTTTCGAATAGTTCTTCTACAGTGTATTGAGAAGACATGTTTGCATTCTTCTCCAAGAAACTGAAGAAGCTTCCAGGTTTACCCAATTGGTAACCGGTTGCATATAAGTTCCTTCCGTAAGGAGCCATAGAATCCAAAACAGGAGGAAGGCTTGTAGTCAAAATATCGGAAAGGGTATAAGTCCTTGTGTCCAGAGCAGAGTTGTTCGGGTCAGCTATATCTCCCACATAGAATAGAGAAGAAATAAGATCCAAAGTATTTGTAATCTCTCCAGCAGTGAGTTGGATATCCAACAGGAGGTCCAATAAGAAATCCAAAGATTTCACTAAAGACCAACCGGAAGTTCTGGATACGTAGTCGCGTATTCTTCTGACGAGATCGTCCACTTTGACCCAAGAAGGATCGTAAAGATCGTTACGAGGACGATCGTCGTATTTATCCGCAATACGGAATACTAACCAATCAATTGCCTCATCGATTGCAAACTGGTTCGGACAATTTGTTTGGAAATTTGCTTCACCGCCACAATCGGACCAAAGTTTTGTTTGGCCTAAGATCCCGGAAAGACCATCCATCACCTTGTCTCTTGCATCCGTTTTAGCAGGGTCTCCAAGATTCGTAGTGAACTTGATCAGTCCGGAAAGAATATCAGTTTTACTTAATAGATCCAAAGGACCGTCAGTCATACGGTTCCGATCGGTGCTTGTAGGTGTAGATGTTCCTTCTATTAAAACACTTAATAAAGTCCTGTAATTCTTAGAAGCCTTGTATTCTACAGGAGTGGCTTTCGGATTTCGTAAACCTGACGCAATTCCCACAGTTCTGATTTGAATGAAAGAAGGTCCTGGAGAAGGAATTCCAGTTCCTTGGATCGGACTTACATTTGAATCATAGACACCGTTAGGTCCATAAGTTTGATCCGGACCATAATAAACATACGGGCGAGAGAATATCTCCGCAAGACCGGTGAATAATTTGTATGGATTTCTTGGATGTAACGGATTAGGGTCACTTTTTGCATCGTCACCTAAGGCTTTCGCCAATGCTACGATAAACGGAGTCAGACGATTTCTTTTATTCCAGTTTGTGTTAACTTGAGAAGCAGGAGTATCTATAGTTCCCAAGAAACCAAGTTGTTTAATTACTCCCGCATTTTGAGATATTACCGGAGGGATCATTCCATATACAGTAGTTGGATCAGGAATCAAAAGAGGGAATAAGGCAGAATATACTGCTGTAACTTGGAAACCTTCGTTACCTGCCAAACCGTATCCCCAACCTTCTACTAAGAAAACGGAATCACCAGGCTCATTGGATAGATCTTGGAAATTCGTATCCTGAACTACCCAAGGTCCAGCTTGAGTTCCAGAATCGAAGGACTTAATTGGCGTTCCTTTTTTCTGCCAGAACCCATTGAAGTTTGTGCAATCATCTTTTAATGGACCACAATTTGGACTTAGGTTCATCATCCCCATAATCCCGTTCCCGATCGCAGTGATGAATAATGCCTCTTGGTAGGTAACCGTTGCGGCTAACTTAGCTCTCACAGGAAGAACTGCTACGAATCTTTTTTCGTATAGAAGCCATTGTAGATTTTTGTAAAATGCTTCTTCCGCACTTGCTACTAGGATGGGTGCCGGAGCGGTTTCAGTTATTGAATAAAATCCTTTATTGGTTAATACGGCGGATGCAGCAGTTTGATCCACTCCTCCAAGATAAATACGTCTTTCTCCACCTGTGCCCGGATCAATTTGAACGTAATATTTGGACGTATTCCAGCTAGGTTGGTATTGCAGAACATTTCCGTTAGGAGCAATCGGCTGTCCCCCACCGTCTGTTTGGCTATAATAAGGACCGTAACCTTCTAAGGTAACCTTAACGATCCAATCCAACATCCAAGGAACTGTCTTATTGTATAATTTGTCGAAGGTTGCCTCAGAAGCAGGGTCCGTAACTTGTTGCGCTTCTCCGCGAGAAGCAGCTTCTAAAATGGAAAGAACCCTAGTATTAAAACCTATTTTGTAAATTGAGCCATCTCTAAATACCTTTGAACTAGTACGACTTAATTCCGTAATATTCTTAAAATTGAATGAATCACCGGACCCGATCACTGAACCCATACTGAACATTGCATCACCTAAGGTTAACTCCCCTCCAGTAGTGAAAGGGCCTGTATCGGTTAAAGCATTATGAGTGGTTTGGGCCGGATTCCATCTGTAACCGTAATTATCAGCAAGAGTCAAAACGATAAAAAGAGTTTCGAGAGAAGAAAGAGGCCGGCTCTCTACATCCGTCTGGCGATTTCGTCCATCTCCATCTAACTGTAAAAGATCTTTAAATGTCTGGCTGGAACCGGAAGAATTCCGCATAAAATCCAGTAAGTAAGCATTCTTTGCCGTCTCTTTCAGAACGTTTACAGTTACATCTCCCTGAGCAAAAATTAGCCCTTTAACCGTTACAAAAAGATCGCGAATCATTGTTCTCAATTCAGCGGGCTTTAAGGTCCCACCAGGAGAATTATAAGCTGCATTCGTAGAATATTCGTTAGCGCTCGGTTCCACAGGAGAAACGGTATTCGCGGTGAAGAAGTTCTCAGCGTTTATTATAAAATTCTTAAATGAGGTTTGAGGAGTCATTTGATCCTCGAACCCAGCGGCCTTATACATCATCTCGCCGAAATCGTAAACGAGAGAGATAAATCCTTCTTTTAAAGTACGATCCGTAAGTAGAGAAGGAGCAAAAAAACCTCCCAACAAATTCTCCACCCCCGTGCGGAATGTGGTATTTTTACGTAATCCTTTATAAAGAAAATCTTCTATATCATGAAGAGTATCCACGGTATCCGGATCTACTAAAAGATCCGCTGTATCGTGGATAGATGTCGCGACTTGATTCGCAGTTTTAGTATTATATTCGATCAAAAGTTGGTTCGCGCCGAGAGGCATCAAATTACGAACCACTGGTTTTTTATAATGACGGATCTTTTCAAAAACCGGCTGGATAGAAGAATATGCAGCAGGATTCGAAGTTTGCATCTTTTCGATCATGTCTGCAAGGCCCAAAGAAAGGGTTTGTACGCTAGTTCTACTCTGCAACATAGCGGATTCTAAGGCGCGAATTGTGCCTAAATTGTCCGTTCTTGGTGCTTGGGAGAGTGCATCCCCCAGCGCTTCATTGAAGCCAACTGGGTCCATATTGGTGAAAAAGCTCTTCACCACAGGATAAGGATTCAAAAAACTGAATAAAGAAACGCCTTGGTAGTCGTCAGTATTATCTGAAAATTGTGAAATTCCATTCTTGTCAGTTCCGGCGTGAGAGCAGGCCCCGGATAATGACAATATAAGAGAAATGAAAATTATATTTTTCTTAAAATCCCGGAGGCTAATAGTCCCCCCAGCAAATTCCCCTATTGGCCGCATCTTCATCCCTTAAACCTCTCTGGGTCCGTGTTCGCTTTTTTGAACAGTCGTTATTTTTCAGAACCAGAACGGCTTCTATTTATACCGTAGGTCTAAAAAATCTTCAATCTTTTTTTATATCAACTGTTCTAATCGTGTATCGATCGCTATACTTGTACATACTATAACGGTATAGACAAGGATTTTTTTCACCATAATTGAACCTTTTTGGGATAACGTACGTTATTTTTAACCGTCTTATACGTCCCTTATTTTCTCCGAATTCCACTTAAAATCATGTTCTAAAGCATGATTTAATCTATGCTTCGAGAGTGAACGGTCGTTTGTTTTGGAAAGTTTTTATTGACAGAGTGTAGTTTTAGGATACCCGAAAAATAAAAAAGACCGAGGGAACCCCGGCCTTTTTCTCTATTACATTTTGAATATGGAGATTAAGCTGTAGCTGCTTTCTTTTTATAGATAGCGTAA
Proteins encoded:
- a CDS encoding Ig-like domain-containing protein — its product is MKMQTSKGFLLIGFTLFFVSIGCGGEKAGSLSDSIFASLGIASDSGGSLPPSAALTPYKDTDEPATLPVDFGTAGPQALLNLSSTDQVDRYKSLEIVFSEPMTQSTVNGDFVLKEKTGTLLPGPAAEKGGSFYWKSGGRLIFDPYKELKPNTTYQLSLTGASKGLEGGDLQAYTVEFTTEPDYLISATLNGTAVGPANSSKDLTYTDAAPGTIAMNLNASFTSPISGANSIQSIKLKHLSSSAEHVICAAPPCDMTAALASSLNLNAFSGAKAGLKPFQGGNAYIFEVTTTAGKVFRRSFGFNYGKVNTTPYALITNGAAAIVDETQALKLFGQILERFTKNDYKITGKSFSDFSNTPKSTTKRTSHCIDYYSTGGSAVNFIRSFGDSTDPENGDGYCGGAGANPGAFVGNGCFLGCSDFDMDVYITGVNIPPTTGADPTITASLSVPANNNLKVNINGRKAIINLAIIARNRSSIGLGLVGSGNRFYFTTIAEVNLGETANPRAAVANTNTVVDTNGEFNIAIKTPLTAAALPTNVPTDNFYTKEWSDHLRVKNNAGDLDSVDYIDSTSWAADLLSSVTASIANGMVPALKPAITQSMLRDVVQKVAPNALNAVVTSLANPGLDVVLPDYLPAPLQNFPLSLKLKFQTDVVPTVSGANKGLVGSASVALVAKNPLINTDPNYHGHQLATGFVSTRPIPAADALTKTFPFSKSSTNPGLLLTLTADTVTQAAYSLWQNGALNLRINKPFIDSITAYAGSDPLFQLTQELVKVGTLLNILAPGRSTLVGLNPSDSTKLIQNVKSSDDVDIDVYAIHAPNGEFKYGGANAIPALVVNFTDLELRIYGRRPNGTQIGYPTLSSITCSSAAADNAANSCRYLLNTVRVSIKGDGSFNFIPFDNPDPVGKPQYNNLNAMSLVIKKDETSMAYTLDILEGNSVNPFGLDPKGIFQVVDPLIRSLIIPLVNNVLRQVPLPKSLNVSAITNYSSGAVCNLQSTTDKLKLITIPIPNTEPYPYLFGGLQFQGAAATNPGSVVQCP